The DNA window GTGCCCAAGACACTCCCACCCATGGGCTGCTGGGTGCACCTTGTGCTTCAGGAGCACGATGAGCTGGGAACGCAGGATCAAGCCTTGGAGCCTGGCTGGCTGCAAGAGAGGAAAGAGTCAGAGGCCTTGACACTGTAGCAGGAAACTTTGACCAACCCTACTCTGGCCAGATTCCCCATTGGCCCATAGTTGCTGTTGAGTGGTCACCTCTAAGCATGGGCTTTGACGTGGCAATCTCTCACACACAATCCTGCTAATCCCTAAAGTTTCTGAGATAGGGCTAACCCTTCCAGCAGAGCATGGAAGCCAGCTGCTGAGAATGGACTCAACAGGTAGCAAGATGTAACACAAGCACATTCCTCTCATTTCTTCCAAGCCACCAGTGTCAATGTCAAACACATCCTAGCAGAATAAGACCTGGGCAAGAAGATAAACATTAGCTGGGTTCACTTCTCATCAGCACTTCCTGACAGATCTAACAGCCATCAATACCCTGACTGTGAAGTCCAGTCCAGTCAGAACCACAGAAATCTGTGGGGACAGTCCAATTAGGAGAGGGATTTTACTCCACATGCAACACAAGATTTCCTGTtcatgggctggagaaatggatcaatggttaagagcacttgttgctcttgcagaagacctgtgCTTCATTCCAAGCACTCTCATTGTAGCTCACACCATctataatgccaattccaagagGATATATCACCCTCTTGTAGTCTCTGGAGGCAataagcacacatgtggtacacacacacatacatgcaggcaaaatatataaatagaacaAAAACCAATCTGTTAAAAAAGGCTTCTTGTTCAGGTGAACTACATGATGCACTCCCTCAACATGTACTGCTCATGGGCACAAAATAAAAAGGAGCTGACATTCGGAGAGGTGTCCAAAGTACCTGCGTGTCTCCCACATCCTCCACCACAGGGAACCCATTGTGGTTGGATGCTGTGTCGCTTAGGATATCCACGATGACGccaaccttctctctcctcctcaggCAGGTTACAGGTGTGCTCATTACTTCCCTGCCAAAAGGCCCAACCCAAGGACACTATCTCAGTGACACTCATACCACAAGCTGTCAAGGTACTTCCTTAAGAGCTTTTGTACCATGTGAATACTTGACAGACACGAAGCTATCAGATTTGAGACCCCAAGACCCCAATTTCCATACCACAGACTTAAACAGGTACTAGGAAACCTGCCATGGACGGACCATGGTGGGAATGCTGGTACCTGGGCTCTCCAAAGTGTTTTCCCTGTCCACATCCATCGATAGCACCCAGGAACCCAAAAGCTTAGCAGGCCAATTGGCCATACCTGGCAGTGAGCGAGTGTGAAGTGACCGGGGCCTCCCAGTGCAAGAAGGGCACACTTTGCAGCTGGATGTGCATGTCATAGAGGCCCTGGGTACAGAGTCATGACTCAGGACACTGCCCAGGGGTCCTTAAGGCACATGGCTCCCCCAGAGCCCCACCACTTCCCTACTCCCCCTTCCTTCTGCAGCTGCTGCAAGCCCCTCAATGTCAGGCCACAAGGCCAATACTCAGGGTAAGCAGAGGACAAACCACCCCCTCGTGCTGCGTACCTCAATGAAGACATCGCCCACAATCTTGGCAGTCATCAGCACCAGCATGATGGGAAAGCCGTAGGTCACGTTGCTGGTGGCCTCCATCATGATGACTGTCAGACTAAGGGTCATTCTCACGATCCCACCTGTGGGGGTAGTCATAAGCCCCTATCCCCCTAAACACAGGGTCCCCagctctgctatacttgcagtcTTTTTGCCCACCCATCTTTCCAGACCCTAGAGGCAAGGATGATAACTGCTGGGCCTTGACTACTGTCACCTGGCCATGCTATGGGATTGATGACTTCACCTGCCTCACTTCCTATTTTGCTCACATGAATAACAAAGGCTAAATCTGATGGAACTTACAAAGGGTGAGCAGGGTACAAGTGAGCCCCACTCACCAAAAACAGGGAGAGAGCTGGGGCTTACCAAGCTGAGCAGCAGCTCCCATCAGGGCGTATTTACCTGGGTCTGCCCAGATCTGTGGGAGGCAACATGAGTATCAGAGGCAGTGGCAACCCTTTCCCCAATCTGCCAAGGCATATCAGTGAAGATGCTGTGCTTGGGACTAGTGATCCACACAGGAGTGAATTCCATggttcacacatgcacacacagaacatCTACTCCAATGTCCTCTGCTACAACCAGTGTGTAACACTCTAGCTAGCTGTGCCACGTATAGAAACAAGGTCCACAAACTATGCCACCTGCCCACACCCATGAATTCAGAAGGTTGTGCTTTGTGCTGAGGAACCTACATAAAGTGAGACAGCAGGGCAAAAGCATGCACAAAGTGTCACTGCCTATGCAGACACACTGAATCGCCCAAGACATATAGCtgtgggaaaaacaaaaagattctaGAACATGCTACAACACAGATGAATGAAGCATATGATCACACTCAGTTGGAAACCACAGAGACTTATGAGGGTGTATACTGTGTGCCCTAGGAAATGTTAGCAACAGATGAGGCCAAAGACAGCAGGGAAGCTAGAGACTACCAGAACTgggaaagaaaaaatggaaacaactGTTAATACAGTAGAGCTCCTTTCTAGGTGAAGAAAGATCACTGCAGCTGGAAGTGATGGTTGTACAATGCTAAGTAATTAATAAATGCTAATAAACTATGTTCAAAACAATCATTGTTATCAATCACATCTCAAAAGATAGATCCCAACCAAAGCAGATCTAGACAGATACCTGAGCCTGAGGACTGGGAAGGGTATAAGCTTCCTGTTGTTATCTATCCCTTCTGTAGTTTGtcaatctttgttttgtttttcccagacagggtttctctaggtagccctggttgtcccagaactcactctgctAATCAGCcttgcctcaaactcccagagacctgcctgcctctgtgcaggGACtaagtgcaccaccactgcccagtgcgACTTGTCAATCTTACTCAAACAACTGAAGTGAGAAAATACACACGCAAATCTAACCCAAGCAGCAGCTGCTGAGAGGAAGGGCACTGCTAGATGGACCGAggctctttttttctgttatattctTACTCATCTCTCTGACATGTCTCCACCAGTTATGTGTCGTGGCTATTCAATAACACCAGAGATTTTTGCCTAAATGCACTAGATGCCCTGGTCTCATGTGTGATGTCCCTATACCTAAAGCCACCCGTTAACACTTGAGCAGTAGAGATAGGACATGCTTCCCCTCAACTCACCGCTGCCCCTGTGAGGTAGGACAGGGAGATGCCAAACAGTCGGCCCCAGGCAGCCCCAATGAGCAGGGACGGGATGAAGACACCAGCAGATACTGTGAGGCCATAGGTCCAGCAGGCCAGGAAGAAGTAGACCAGGGTGAACAGGCCTAGAGTCATGGGATTGTAGGAACCTAGGGGAAAGACGGGCACTGGGCTATAGCTGGGACTCAGGCCTGTATGGGGATGTCCTGGCAGTCATATGCTCCCATCCCGAGAACCAGGCCACCAGAGTCCAGTTTCCCAGTGGTTCCCAGAAAGCTCTGCATTCTCAGCATCTTCAAATTCAGGGCCCAAGATGTCAACACCAAACTCCACAGAATGACCAATAGCTTGAAGAGTATGTACCCTGCCCCATGTGGAGACTGTTCTctgggagaaagaggaagcccATGCTCCTGAGAGCAAAAGCAGACTTGCAGCTCAGCTGGACTCAAAATGGATGACTTCACGTATGCCCACTGCACTAGGACAGTTTCCCTGAGCCTGAGCATGGCCTGAGTCTGGGAGCCCTGCAAGAGTTAGCAGTTCAGGGAAAATATTCACCAAAGGTGAGAGGTGACCAAGACACATCTGACTGGACCCCCAAACCACTCCTGGCCACTGGAATTCAGTGGCCAAATTCCAAGACGTGGGAGGCATGTCTCTCCTAGACAAAATGCTGAGGTTGTATTGTGGATGAGAAACCAGAGAAGTAAGGCCAAATAGAGAACAACAACAGTGGTCTATGTGAAGGCCAGGAGGGTATGGGGGGCGTGCACCATTAGTCTGTGTGGCTAAGAACACACAGGTTACTGAGGTAAGGGAGTAGGTCAATAAGGGCAGAGGTCCACATGTGGAAGGCCATTGGTTTATTCTATGCCAAATTTATCTGACAACTTTAATGATCCTTTCTTATGGACAGCCTCCCAAACAGGGAAGTCCCCAGTAGCCTTATAACAGGACACAACTGTTTCTGTAAATAGAATAAACTTCACTTCAGTTGTTAACTTGATATACTTGTGAAGCGGGAACtaaggaattgcctccatcagactggcctgtgggcatgtctgctGGGGTTATTTTTTTACTGCTAATTGGTGTGGGAGGATCCAGCACACTGGGGATGGGGGCAGTActatccctgggcaggtgggcctcAACTTATAAGGAAGGCATCTAAGCAAGCCAGAAATCAATGTTCCTTCACagtctgtttcagttcctgcctcagcttcccttaAATGTGgaataagctaaataaacccacTCCTCAAGTTGGCTTTGGTCAGTGTTTcctcacagtaacagaaagcaaactacaaCAGTAGGGTAGGAGCTGAAGATAGAGGCCTAAGGCTGCTCAGATCTGCTTGGGCCTAGTGTGCAGGGCTTAGCCCTAGGTACTACCAGGAGTATGGTTGAGCCCAGAAGGGCCTGACCTTGAGCCATCAGGCTAGGTTTTCTTCTGGAGAAAGATGGAGGTAACTCAGGTGACTAGTTTGGGAAGAAAGAAGATGGGTGGCCCAACCAGTCCTTCTCCAGGTGATAGGCCACGAGGGACCCCATAGAACCCAACCAGTCCTGTGCAGCCCTATGCCCCCAACTCTGCAATGTTGGTTCCTCCACTCCAGCATGCCTCACCATATCAGAGATGATTCCTCAGCCCACAGACTGTACATACCTGGTGGGTCATGGAACAGGCTGACAACGCTTTTCTCAGGGGTGTTAAAGAAGGCTGCAGCCATGGAGTTGTACTCGCCATCTGCACAGAAGAGCTGCAGAGTTGAGAGAAAGGACATAGAGGAAGAGATGGCAACAGGGAAGATTCTGTGCTACTGAGTGCTCACGAACCCTGAGTCTGGAGAGCACCAGACAGGATCTGGGCTCAAAATACAGAGCCTAAGTTTAAGTTCAGTCAGGGTTTCACTGGTATGATCACCTCTCTGGGAGATGGTGTCCAGAAATGGGAACCTAAGAGCATCATGAGCAATGCCTCAGAATCAACAGTGGGACACTGGTCCTGGAAACCAGTCGGCCCAGTCTTCTCAACTGAGTACCAGTTACTCAGAGAGAGACATGTCCTTTGTTTGCCTGAGGAAGAGAGACAGCTCTCATTTTGGGGTTACTAGGAGCTGCTACAATTATCCTTACATGATTTCTGCATGGTTACAGGTACGCACTTCTCTAATCTATAACAAGCCCCATTCTAAAACTCTCTCCAGGGAGAGTCTGGAAAGGACCATGGTGAGATCAGTCTAGTACTGCCACCCATTCCTCAAGCCCCTGACAGACAGCGTAACTTACTATGGGACCCTACATACAGAACAAGCCTAAGGCCTACTAGCATTGTTAACTCTGGGAAAGCAGAGCTCTGCACAGTTGGTCCTGCTCATAGGGCCAGCCCAAGACCTATGCCTACCTGGAGTGGGTAGGACATGGAGCTCCCCTGCAGAGGTTGGCAATCTCGAGACGAGTATATCAAGACGAACGCAACTGTGGCTGTGACAGCAGCAACCAGCATGGCCTCAATCACTTGGAGGCAGGGCCGGTGGATATACCTAGAGACCAAAGCCAGGGTGACTTTGCTGCAGAGATGGCCACGGATAGCTTTACCTGGTTGCCAGGGCAACCTGACCCAGAAGCCACTGATGAGAGGGCCACACAGCCCAGGTTTAATGATCAATCAGCCCAGACTCCTGGGGTTATCTTTCTCCCTGTGGCTATAAATTTCTCAGTAAGGACTAACCCTAGTACACCACCATAGCAGCTGAGACCAATACAAAAACAGGCATTCAGTGAAACCAAGACCTTCCCAAACAACTTGACTGCTTCTCTTCTAATAAAAGGACTGGCACCCCAGACAAAAAGTGGACTGTATCTAACTCACCTAGGACTTTGCTCTCCGTGACAAATTTTATCTAACTTTCAGAGACCTCAGGACCTGAGGAATGTCTCTCAGGAGAGGAGCCCTCCTCTAGCTTTTCCCCCACTTCCATTTACTTGTCCCTTTCCCCCAGGTCATACATTCTTGACCCGTCCTGGGCAGCTCAGCTGGACACACCTTAAGGGAAGGACCCTCACTGATAAGGCCTCCACAATTTGTCCATTTCTCCTGCAGCCAGTGGGGCTGCACCCGTCAATATGGTAAATAAAATGGGGCCCTTTCTTACCTGATTCGAAACATGGTTAGCCAGTAATTCAAAGCATTGAACACAGCTCCAAGAATGCCACCTATGACCAGAAAATAGACTAATGTTAGTGTCACAGGAGGACAGTGGAGTCCCCCAAAGTAGGAAGGCCCTGAAAGGGTACCCTGTCAAATGGCTGCCCAGAAATTGGCACTAACGAAGCTCTGCCTTCTACTTAGCTTCTTACAGAGCAGTAAGACTTGCACATGCCTCACTCCAAACCTTCAATCTCTGGGCATGGGCATGACCTCCAAGCAAGAAACTCTACACCTGACTTCTGTATCAAGTACAAGGTACAGAGCAAACAGATGGACTCCTTTAGGTTTGGGTATGTTCCCcaaaattcagtgtgtgtgtgtgtgtgtgtgtgtgtgtgtgtgtaaatgttccTCAGGtcctgaggagaaaaaaaaaaaaaaaggaaatgtgaaCCATGTCAGGCCCTGAGTATTTTAGATAAGAAACTGCCACCTTGTAGATGCTATAAAGTTCATCTACCTCTCAGAGAATCCCATTCCAAGTCTGGAGCTTTGTCAAAGTAGAATTAAAGCTTTGGGTCTCCTAATCTACAGGAGAATGGGCAGGGCAGTGCCCAGAGATGAGGAGTAAAGTTTCTGACCAAGGAAGCTGCAGATCTGCACCACCTCGGAGCTGGGAGTTCATCCTCCACAAGGGTTTATTCTGCTCCATGCTACAGGGTGGGCCCTTACCCACTACACCCATGGCGATGAAGACAGGAATCTCATGGATGGTGTAAGCCATTTTCTGTGTAGAGGAGCAGAGGAGAAAAAGCAAAGGCTGTGAGAAATTGCTGCTTAAATTATAGGACTGAACAGGAACTCTGTCTACATGCATAGAACCTTCTAGCACTTTTGTCAGAATCAGAGGTACCATGGTGAGATAAATGGTCTTGGAAAAGACCTTATACCCCTTCGTGGCTGAGCTGGTTTTGCCTGAGTTGGTTTGGGTGGCTTGTGCAGCCATCTCACACTGCAACTGTGGTACACCCATAGCCCTGCTGGAGCAGATCCCTACGCACACTCCCAGAGCGCTACAgggtcctcaaactcacaagcaAGAGTTCAGCATCTCTACTAAGCCATGTCCAAGTTTCAGCCTTAAGCCAATAGGGTTCTGAGGTGGCACTAGAAAAGACAGGGGTACAGTGTGGCTGGCAAGTTACCTCTGAGTCGAATCTTCCAAAATTTATGAGGCCAGGGCTGGACAAATCCCACATGTTTCCATGGTAGATGCTCAGAACAAAATTCAGCGTAAAGGTCGAAATCATGGAAGCAAAGAACTGTGGCAGAGAGAAGCCAGAGCCTTAGACATCTGCCTGGTGCCTCAGCACCCTCGAAGTCCTGCCCAGCCCAGTTAGTACTCAGTGTCCTTACAGCTCTACCTGGCCAACCCAGCACCCTCTATTTGGCCCACCTAGGCTCTAAGAGTTACATAGAACACTCTCATCTGAGTGTCATGCCAGAGGCAGACATGAAGGCTGGGGCTTCTGTCATTGGAAAGCTGTGTGTTGGGACACCATATCTAAGACAAAAGGGGTTGGAGCCAAGTGGAGCTGGCAAAGTTGGGGTTGCAGCTTTATAAACACACCAACAAAGGACATAGAGAAGATAGTGTTTCTAGGGTTTCCAGGAGCTACCAAAGATTGGCAAAAACACCTAGGACAGGTGTAGATCCACTGGTACAATACAAAAGGATGGACTGACTATGAAGAGTTCTAAAGGGAGGAAGAAGTGTGATTGCCCTGGCCAGGGGCATTTTCCTCAGGCACTTACAATTCTCCACGTCAGGAACTGATTCCAGAAGGAGGCTCCCTCTTCCAAGCTGAATAGGACCCCACCTGGAAGGCAAGTGGCAGGGCTAACGTAGAGCATAGAGCATAGAGCAGCCTACCCACGACCAATGTCCATCAGAGGTCCCAAGAAACTAAAACAGGAAGGCTGCTAGTTAGCACCAGGCCACAGCTGGTGGCTGTGAGACGCTGTCTATACCCGCAGCAAGCACTTGTCTGCAAGCCTCAGAACCGTGCCTACAAGAAAGCTCTGTCTCCCATCCAAGCCACCCAGGAAGCACCAAAGGGCATAGCCAGAAATGAGCTGGGACCACCCTTCCTTACCCACAGGGGCTCCGAATGCAGCAGACACTCCAGCTGCAGCTCCAGCAGAGACAAAGTCcctcttctctgtgtctctgcggAAGTATTCAAAGATCtgaaagagaaagatgaaagagTGTTGTGGGAGGCTTTGCAGGGTCATTTACCACAGGGAGGGAAGCTGGAAACAGGTCCTACCAAAGGGGCCAAAGAAGACATGTAAGAGTCAGGGAGGTTTGTTTCCTGGATAATCACATCATTTATCACAACAGTAGCTTCTGGattcacaaagagagcaatatTACAGATAgcaacaaaaaaacaggagagcTGGCACTTCCATGTACCTACAGCTAAGAACATAACCACAGATTTCCATTTGTGACAATGACTCAACTTCTCACACATGCAAGAAGTCTATGAACTTCTTGTCCCAACTCTACCCTAGTGACTGAAGAAAACCCAATGAGTGGAAAATCGAAACTTGTTTTTGATTTTAAAAAGGTTATTACGCCAGGTTTGGTGGTGCATCCCTGGCACCTCAGCTCTCAGAAGCCTTGAGAAAGAatcctaagttcaaggccagcctgagctatgtagtgcaaccctgtttcaaaagacagCTGTAGATTTATCAATATAGATGTTTATTGTAATGCCCACGTTACTACTGGTAACAGTGGGAAATTTGACAAAATTGTACTGTGTTTGAGTAACCATTTAAAGCTCTGACCTCCCACAAGTGACTGTCCCTCTGAAAAGCTGGTCAGAGCTAAAGATCCTTTCAACAGAATCACACCAGCATATAACATCAGAAGCCTAGGGACTGACCATAGGGAGACCACATGATCTGTAACCACCTGGACTGGAAACAGGCCAAGTTGTCCTTGGACTTAGAGATGGGGACCAGAACTGGATGTTGAAGGAGACCCACAGTTCTGGATGAAGACTCTGCACAGGCAGGAGACAGCTGAGATACATCTATGACTCACCAGTCCACAGTGGGTGTGGAAGGACTCACCTTGAAATCTCGCTTGAGTGATGTCGACCTTCCCTGGGAAATCCCAGCAGCAATCACTGAACCTGAGTGGATCATTGGTCCTTCCTGAGAGTACAAAGCAATCAGTACTCAGAGGCCACACATGGGTCTTGGTGTCCTCCAAAAGACAGAAGCTCAGACTCAGGAGGGACCAGTATCACTCATTCTGTTGTTACCTTTCCCACAGCCAGTCCCCCTACAACAGACAGAATCACACCGGACACCTTGATCACCAGCGTCTGGAAACAAGGAAGATGCAGAGTTTGAGTGAACACCCTGTGCACACGCCTAAGCCCCGAGGGCTCAAGGAAGGCCAGCAATGCAGCTGAGTGCTTGGGTAAGAACTACTGATCACCCACCCACACCACAAACGCTAGGACAGCACCCAGGACTCCTCTTCAACACCCCTTGGGAAATCTAGTGCTGATATCCTTAGGGGTCCTGAAAGAGGACTCAATCCTGCCCTATGACTATGCCTCTGCCCTGGGCACAGCACAACTTTACCTTGGAGACAAGTACCAGCATGGACCCCACCTCATGAACATACAGGTGTTCCCACCTATCTATATGGAGATTTTAGCACACACTCCATGTACACCCCAGTATTCCTCTCCACAACAGGCCAAGAACTATGAAGATAGGGGTTAAGAGACAATAACCGCTCTGAACTGTGTGAACCTGGTGGGTGCTCAGGGCAGTCAAGAAAGTTGACTCTGTCATCTGGGCCCATC is part of the Meriones unguiculatus strain TT.TT164.6M chromosome 11, Bangor_MerUng_6.1, whole genome shotgun sequence genome and encodes:
- the Clcn7 gene encoding H(+)/Cl(-) exchange transporter 7 isoform X1, which gives rise to MANVSKKVSWSGRDRDEEETAPLLRRTGQPDEETPLLNGAGPAARQSHPSFFRIGQMNNVELDDELLDPDMDPPHTFPKEIPHNEKLLSLKYESLDYDNSENQLFLEEERRINHTAFRTVEIKRWVICALIGILTGLVACFIDIVVENLAGLKYRVIKDNIDKFTEKGGLSFSLLLWATLNSAFVLVGSVIVAFIEPVAAGSGIPQIKCFLNGVKIPHVVRLKTLVIKVSGVILSVVGGLAVGKEGPMIHSGSVIAAGISQGRSTSLKRDFKIFEYFRRDTEKRDFVSAGAAAGVSAAFGAPVGGVLFSLEEGASFWNQFLTWRIFFASMISTFTLNFVLSIYHGNMWDLSSPGLINFGRFDSEKMAYTIHEIPVFIAMGVVGGILGAVFNALNYWLTMFRIRYIHRPCLQVIEAMLVAAVTATVAFVLIYSSRDCQPLQGSSMSYPLQLFCADGEYNSMAAAFFNTPEKSVVSLFHDPPGSYNPMTLGLFTLVYFFLACWTYGLTVSAGVFIPSLLIGAAWGRLFGISLSYLTGAAIWADPGKYALMGAAAQLGGIVRMTLSLTVIMMEATSNVTYGFPIMLVLMTAKIVGDVFIEGLYDMHIQLQSVPFLHWEAPVTSHSLTAREVMSTPVTCLRRREKVGVIVDILSDTASNHNGFPVVEDVGDTQPARLQGLILRSQLIVLLKHKVFVERSNMGLVQRRLRLKDFRDAYPRFPPIQSIHVSQDERECTMDLSEFMNPSPYTVPQEASLPRVFKLFRALGLRHLVVVDNHNQVVGLVTRKDLARYRLGKGGLEELSLAQT
- the Clcn7 gene encoding H(+)/Cl(-) exchange transporter 7 isoform X2 — protein: MNNVELDDELLDPDMDPPHTFPKEIPHNEKLLSLKYESLDYDNSENQLFLEEERRINHTAFRTVEIKRWVICALIGILTGLVACFIDIVVENLAGLKYRVIKDNIDKFTEKGGLSFSLLLWATLNSAFVLVGSVIVAFIEPVAAGSGIPQIKCFLNGVKIPHVVRLKTLVIKVSGVILSVVGGLAVGKEGPMIHSGSVIAAGISQGRSTSLKRDFKIFEYFRRDTEKRDFVSAGAAAGVSAAFGAPVGGVLFSLEEGASFWNQFLTWRIFFASMISTFTLNFVLSIYHGNMWDLSSPGLINFGRFDSEKMAYTIHEIPVFIAMGVVGGILGAVFNALNYWLTMFRIRYIHRPCLQVIEAMLVAAVTATVAFVLIYSSRDCQPLQGSSMSYPLQLFCADGEYNSMAAAFFNTPEKSVVSLFHDPPGSYNPMTLGLFTLVYFFLACWTYGLTVSAGVFIPSLLIGAAWGRLFGISLSYLTGAAIWADPGKYALMGAAAQLGGIVRMTLSLTVIMMEATSNVTYGFPIMLVLMTAKIVGDVFIEGLYDMHIQLQSVPFLHWEAPVTSHSLTAREVMSTPVTCLRRREKVGVIVDILSDTASNHNGFPVVEDVGDTQPARLQGLILRSQLIVLLKHKVFVERSNMGLVQRRLRLKDFRDAYPRFPPIQSIHVSQDERECTMDLSEFMNPSPYTVPQEASLPRVFKLFRALGLRHLVVVDNHNQVVGLVTRKDLARYRLGKGGLEELSLAQT